Proteins co-encoded in one Cricetulus griseus strain 17A/GY chromosome 1 unlocalized genomic scaffold, alternate assembly CriGri-PICRH-1.0 chr1_1, whole genome shotgun sequence genomic window:
- the Mpv17l gene encoding mpv17-like protein isoform X4, producing MSILHGKDDIFLDLKQKFWNTYKSGLMYWPFVQLTNFSLVPVHWRTAYTGLCGFLWATFLCFSQQSGDGTVKSMFIFFLRKEAGDRPPEK from the exons ATGAGCATTCTACATGGAAAGGATGACATATTTTTGGACCTGAAGCAGAAATTCTGGAATACATATAAG AGTGGTCTGATGTACTGGCCTTTTGTGCAG CTGACCAACTTCAGCCTTGTCCCTGTGCACTGGAGAACAGCTTACACGGGACTGTGTGGTTTCCTCTGGGCCACCTTCCTATGCTTTTCACAGCAGAGCGGCGATGGCACAGTGAAGTCCATGTTCATCTTCTTTCTCAGGAAGGAGGCAGGTGACAGGCCACCAGAGAAGTGA
- the LOC103163745 gene encoding LOW QUALITY PROTEIN: MARCKS-related protein-like (The sequence of the model RefSeq protein was modified relative to this genomic sequence to represent the inferred CDS: inserted 1 base in 1 codon; substituted 1 base at 1 genomic stop codon), giving the protein PPPPRANGQENDHVKSNGDLTPKGEGESPPVNGTDEAAGATGDAMEPAPASQEAEAKGEVAPKETPKKKKKFSFKKPFKLSGLSFKRNRKEGGGNSSASSPTEEEHEQGEISACSDXGTAQEGKVAATPESQEPQAKRAEASAXSKGGDTEEEAGPQAAEPSTPSGPESGPASASAEQNE; this is encoded by the exons CCGCCGCCGCCGAGGGCCAACGGACAGGAGAATGACCACGTGAAAAGCAATGGAGACTTAACCCCCAAGGGTGAAGGGGAGTCACCACCCGTGAACGGAACAGATGAGGCAGCTGGGGCTACTGGCGATGCCATGGAGCCAGCGCCCGCTAGCCAGGAAGCTGAGGCCAAGGGGGAGGTCGCCCCCAAGGAGACccccaagaagaagaagaaattctcTTTCAAGAAGCCTTTCAAATTGAGTGGCCTGTCCTTCAAGAGAAATCGCAAGGAGGGTGGGGGCAATTCCTCAGCCTCCTCACCAACAGAGGAAGAGCATGAGCAGGGGGAGATCAGCGCCTGCAGCGACTAGGGCACTGCCCAAGAAGGGAAGGTCGCTGCCACCCCTGAAAGCCAAGAGCCCCAGGCCAAGAGGGCAGAGGCTAGTG GTTCCAAGGGAGGAGACACGGAAGAGGAGGCAGGGCCCCAGGCTGCAGAGCCATCCACTCCCTCGGGGCCCGAGAGTGGCCCTGCATCGGCCAGCGCTGAGCAGAATGAGTAG